The Magnetococcales bacterium genome includes a region encoding these proteins:
- a CDS encoding Na/Pi symporter: MRRLVLIALFTLTAVAVSMPWTAEAAQQAKDLNFFTITMKLFGGLAIFLYGMEKMGDALKMVAGEKMKDILGKLTTNRVMGLITGLVVTAIIQSSSVTTVMLVGFVTADLMSLSQAIGVILGADIGTTVTAQIVAFKVTKYASLLITIGFIMIFISSARGIKSAGEIILPSARCQRTRDS, translated from the coding sequence ATGAGACGTCTAGTGCTCATCGCCCTGTTCACCCTGACGGCAGTTGCGGTCTCCATGCCTTGGACCGCCGAGGCTGCTCAGCAAGCCAAGGATTTGAACTTTTTCACCATCACCATGAAACTCTTCGGCGGCTTGGCCATCTTCCTCTACGGTATGGAGAAGATGGGCGACGCCCTGAAAATGGTCGCTGGCGAAAAAATGAAGGATATTCTGGGCAAGCTCACCACCAACCGGGTCATGGGATTGATCACCGGCTTGGTGGTGACTGCGATCATCCAGTCCTCATCGGTGACCACCGTGATGTTGGTGGGCTTCGTGACGGCGGACTTGATGTCCCTCTCCCAGGCGATCGGCGTGATCCTTGGTGCGGACATCGGTACCACGGTGACCGCCCAGATCGTGGCCTTCAAGGTGACCAAGTATGCCTCACTCTTGATCACCATCGGTTTTATCATGATCTTCATCTCCTCCGCCAGGGGAATAAAGTCCGCCGGGGAAATCATTTTGCCATCAGCCCGCTGCCAACGTACCAGGGATTCC
- a CDS encoding universal stress protein, whose translation MFLLRDGPSGGGCPYAGNPHDGSGSDPSGTGPWGSPGKKGWEGDDTILVPIDFSSDSLEAARQAIDSAAAMGTTVLLLHVIHDPAGVLDAGYDAKKARKRFHRLRDEAADRMAETIREQGLNHRAQRAGIKLKTTFARGEPTRCILDVAAKKAANLIVMGCSGLGGISSNWMEPVAGWMGSTAERVVQLASAPVLVVKDRA comes from the coding sequence ATGTTCCTATTGAGAGACGGACCCTCGGGAGGCGGGTGTCCTTATGCTGGAAACCCCCATGACGGCAGTGGGTCCGATCCTTCGGGAACCGGTCCCTGGGGCTCTCCTGGAAAAAAGGGTTGGGAGGGGGATGATACCATCCTGGTCCCCATCGATTTTTCCTCTGACAGCCTGGAAGCCGCCCGGCAGGCCATTGATTCGGCCGCTGCCATGGGAACCACCGTTCTCCTGCTCCATGTGATCCATGACCCGGCAGGGGTATTGGATGCTGGATATGACGCCAAAAAGGCCCGTAAAAGATTTCATCGGCTGCGGGATGAAGCCGCTGACCGGATGGCGGAAACCATTCGGGAGCAAGGCCTCAACCATCGGGCACAACGGGCTGGCATCAAGTTGAAAACCACCTTTGCCCGGGGGGAGCCCACCCGCTGCATCCTGGATGTAGCCGCGAAAAAAGCCGCCAATCTGATCGTCATGGGGTGCAGCGGCCTGGGAGGGATTTCCAGTAACTGGATGGAACCCGTAGCGGGCTGGATGGGCTCCACGGCGGAAAGGGTGGTGCAGTTGGCTTCAGCACCGGTTTTGGTGGTCAAGGATAGAGCTTAG